From Pseudomonas sp. FP2335, the proteins below share one genomic window:
- a CDS encoding MliC family protein: MKGVFALAALALLAGCSSMNMFNKAEPADKWTTWTCDSKAEVNWRFANAARSEVDVRLGGSDQVYRLKQDVAASGALYANDQLAFHTKGEEGLVYWVATDDLIGRGCKAQ, encoded by the coding sequence ATGAAAGGCGTTTTCGCCCTGGCAGCCCTGGCCCTGTTGGCCGGCTGCAGCAGCATGAACATGTTCAACAAGGCAGAGCCTGCCGACAAGTGGACCACCTGGACCTGCGACAGCAAGGCCGAGGTCAACTGGCGCTTTGCCAATGCAGCCCGCAGTGAGGTGGACGTACGCCTCGGCGGTTCTGACCAGGTCTACCGCCTCAAGCAAGACGTCGCCGCCTCGGGTGCGCTGTACGCCAACGACCAATTGGCGTTTCACACAAAAGGTGAGGAAGGCCTGGTTTACTGGGTCGCCACCGACGATTTGATCGGCCGTGGCTGCAAGGCCCAGTAA